The genomic interval AAGAGTTTTCTAAACATTTTGTTTTGCGTATCAAGCCtgatcaaaattagtttttcacATGCATCATGCCCTCATCCACTATGATATGTTGTTGTTATGGAGATATGGGGTGCAACTACACCCTTGACTGATCAACTACTTACAGGAGTCGTGCCTGCCCCCCTCTGTTCCTGGACGGCAGCAGAAACTCCAGTTCACATTTGGATGTCAAGTGGTCTTGCCCCCCGAGAGTTTTCTAACTCTCAGGCTTCCATTTGTCTATGGTGTGCAACTTGAGGATGGAAGTCTTCACCCTCTCAACCCTCTTCAACATCAACCTGAAGTGACTGCACGGATTATTGGGGGCACAGCATTGCAGATCCTATCAAAGTCTGGCAGTCTAGATGAGGGATCTCAAACATAATCAGAATTTTAAACATTTGGAAACTTGATCTGTATGACatgcatctgtgaagggtttcAGTCATTCAATCAAAAAGTGATGCATGCATATTTCACCAGGTTCATCAAAAGTGCTGGTAAGACATGTTTTCGTgctaattagattttttttcatactattttatttattcacaAGCTCACCCTATTTATACTTCATTGTTCATATCCTCCTGGAGTGTTTCCGACTTCCTGTTATCTGCATGTATTGCTCCCGCAAATTTATGATGCAGATTTAAGTGATTGGAAATAGTTTACTTGACattagttgcatgatttaagctTTTCTGACGTGGGACTCTTCCCATGGTTTTTTCACCAACAGTTATCTCAAGCGATGACTACAGATGTAAAATGTGAATTGTCTACCTGGATACTTCTCTTTAGTAGTTATCGTTACGATACACTGAATACCCGGTGGCAGTGAGCTGCTTCTTCCAGACTGGATGAGACCAGTCTATAAAGCTGTTTCCAGGTATTGCATTTTGCGGTTTTTGTTGTGTAGATGGTGTTTGGGTTCCTGTTTTTATTGGAAATTTGAATCTACCTATCAATGTTATCGTTAAGTTGTTCCAACTGTTAGTTCCTTCCTGGTGGAAAGTGGCTTCTCATTTGTTGGTAATATACATATAAATGTGTACATCATATATAAGGATGGTTTGCAGGAGTGGTCAATGAGATGTGTGGGTTTTATGCTTTGACCATTTGTTTCTTGTCGTTTGAGCGGTGTAATTTTTGTTGGATTAAAGTCAAATTTAACATCTCTGGTCTACTCTACACTATCATCACAAATCATGGTTCAATTGCAGGGCAGATTTTGTATTGAACTATCAATCTACTGTTACCAGAGTCTTGGCAGTTGATCCTTGACAGTAGCAAAGAGGGGACCGGTTCAGTTCGTCGATTCGGTCTGAGCATTTACACCCCTAGAAAGAACACAACTGTGCAACAGCCACTCCAACCCTGTTCCTCGAAAACTCTCCGATGCTGTTGGCCTGCGTTTTACCCTCACTGCATATTGTTTCTGGGagttcaaattaaacaaaaacaagtcGGACCATGGTGTATTTGAAACAAGATGTTCATATGAAGTGTTCTCATTTAGCTCTTGAAATTTTTATATTGGAATGTTTAGATTTGTATAGCTTTTATTTACGTTGTATATTGGAGTACTTTATACAAAATCAAGCATATGTAGGCAATATTTAGTTGGACTTGTAATTTGTAATAGTAAATATATAACTTCGAATGTTCTTATCAAATGTAGTTggtgaaaattttccttttaagaaTTTAGGGATAAGTAGAATGTTGTAAACCACTATTGAAAGGCGAAGGGACTTTAGAGAAATGagtttaaatatatttgtgacACTTTATCAACATCTTACTGGATatttaaaaagacaaaaaaacaaAGTAGTTTTCATGTAATTTTTGGGATTAACAAGTTCAAAATCAAcaactggtaaaataatcccaacaattaatatgatttttaaatttcgAGTTCATTCTTTGatgtaataatattaattatgaacttcttttaagatttctttttctttattgaaTCTTCAACTAGAAAGAAATTATAAACGTGTGTGTGGCACAATTAAGATGTACGATAGTTTGGGATTGAGttgagtgaatttgaggaaAACTTTGTTAAATCTCTAAGAAATTCATCTTTAAGATGAGGAGGTACACACTGATGCATTGTAAGTCCCtccatttcaaaattcaaatggcCTTACAATAGAAAGTTGCCAATTAAAATAATACAATCTCTGTATTGGTTTAAAGGGTTGGTtaaacagaaaaagaaaaataagagcTGATTAAGATGTGATTAAAACTCAAATCCATGGTTAAGAAGTGCCCCAGTAAGCCAAAGCTTCAAATTTGGCAAGTTCATCTCCACCTCACAATCTCTCACCTACAAAATAAACAGATTATAAGTTTtagaaacacttgaaaagtcaTTTTAAACCGACTCAATCATTTGAATTCAGATTATAAGAAAGTAATTACATTAATTGTAGCAGTGAGAATGAATCTATCAGAAGCAGAAGCCAAATTGGAGCTTTGAATAATGAAGCTGGTGAGAGATTCAAGAACTTTGTAAAGAGACATGGCTACTCTTTCACCCATCTTGCAAACTAGCCTCAAATAAAACCCTCTTTCCTCCACTTGAAACACATCCAGCTACAAATGCAAGCCAAATTGCAACATTATTTATTACCAGCTTAGCATTCAAATACTTCATTACACAACATGATTAAAGAAAAATGTACCTGAATTATTTTGGTGGGAAGGAATTGTTCAGAATGTGGGGTTTGAATAATGTTCTTTTGGTTTTGAAGTCTATGATTGGTTTGTGTTTCGTTGATTGAGGATTCTAAAACTGATATCTCTGCTTTGAGCTTCTTGGCTTGCATTTGTAGCTCTTTCACATATAACACTGCATCCCCAACAATGGAAGCCTTATCCATCTGCATTTTTTCCACATCATGCCATTCAATCAATCTTACCATTTCAACCAACtccattttttaattgttaaatgcataatttaaactaGACGCTACAAAATATTCatgtattttaattcattttaattcttatttttaaaaagtctaTTTTGATCTCTTACTTAATACACATACAcccaaataaatattttcaaaatattaagaACAAATAACCCAAATTTAAACTCACTAGAATCAAAATTAGAGAGCTCACGAGATCCTATTTCATTCTCTACCCTTTTTAATTTTGTGGGGATTGATTTCTCCTAGGGAATTTTTCTccactttgttttttttttaattatataaaaaatatcaattaacTTATTTAACTTcgattgaaattttttaattaaatagttatgttccatttaaatataatactcttttcaaatatagaataaTGAGTCaacatatttacaaatatagtaaaatatctaTGATAGACACATAAAGCAATTATCCTTAAATAtatctattattttttatgattaaacaataaaacttaaatttaaatgataataatatgaCTTAAGAAGAGACATTTCCTATCCActtatgagatttttttaaaaaacttttataaatagaaaaatcctaaaaaatttcaaatatttccgaatatttttttatatttaaaaaggtctctttttttttttcctcattctATGCCTTATTCAAGTAGGTTCGTAAGAAAAAAGAACATCTCTAATCAAATAGATTAATGTATTAATTGATTATGAAAGTGAATATTAATTTATGATACCTTGGTTATATTTGGAACCAATGAACGCAATGCATAAAGCTTTTCCTTCAttcttcctcttctccttcGTTCAGAAATCAAAGTTCTTGTTCTATCCACTTTAggtttctttgaatttgtgaaagaagaagaattctCGACAGAAGTGTcgtcttcatcttcatcatcattttcAACTTCTTTCATGATGCTATTGAAACTCTCCAATGTACTAAACAGTGAATTTGGATCAGAATTATTATTCATCACCATATTCGAATCTACAATGAATTCAGCGCTCGGATCCGCACCATTTTCCACCAACAAACTGTTCATGAAATCAGGATCGAAGTTATTGAATATTTGATTTTCGTGGCCTCCACGAATCAGATTCACATATTGATCGAAGTTGTCGCCATGGATGAAATCTTGAAGCTCAAATTGATCGCTGATGTTCGTCATTAAATGTCTCCCAATTTGCTCCATCCCTAACTTTTTATCAGTAAATTGATTTGATGGGATCAACATAAAGTGATTAATGGACTAATTTATAAACAGGGGAAAGGAGGGAAtctatttggaaaaaaaaattaataataataattaaatgggAGTATCATGACATgttatgcttaatttttaaaaaaggtttAAACATAAGTTCAGTACATGAACTTTCCAATTTGAGTTTGAGGGACATGGAATAGAGATTAGGATAAATTGGGGTCAAAACTTTTTGTTAATGGGGATTATGATTACTTtactttgtttattttttaattttttttttataaatagagaaattatCTTTTATGGAGAACTTTTATttcataataaattttaattttattcggAAAGATTTCTCTCAtttgattttcattaattaagactccatttaataattatttcatttttttattttgtttttgaaaattaagcctatagacacaacttttatttccaaatttatttctttgttatctactttttacaaatgatttagaaaaccaagtcaaattttattaagaaaaaaaaagtagctttcaaaaagttgtttttattttggaatttgactaagaattcaaccattatattaaaaaaatgcaaatcattttaagaaatatgaataaaataagttaaattttcaaaaacaaaaagccAATCAAACCGGGCTTAAAAAAGTACGctttcatttatagaaatgaaaaaaaattaataataataacaacacaCAAAAAAACGATCAAGAATCTCACATTGAAAAAATCAATGAAACTCATATTTTATAAGATAGATGAACTACTACTCTTATTACTAAATGGTTTTGAGATGGAATCTCATGTTATTAAATATGCTATCATAGTCCATAAAAACTCaaattatacatatattttaaagtttagagatcaATTAGACAATTCTTTAGATTCAAAGATCAAATCGACATCCTCTAAAACTTTgaaactaaacttataatttaatctatAGAGAcacaataattaatttcaaaacaaTGTTTGGCATTTGATTGGTTAGACATAACTTACAAGcatgtttaattttgtttgtGAAGCAAGATTAATATATTAAGAGGTGtgctcaatatatatatatatataaccaatcaCATAAATTCGTACTGATTAGTTGATtagcaaatatttaaattaaattcactGATTAGATGTATAATGACGTAATACATGCATATCATTATCAACTCTTTTAATTTCCATCTTCAAAGATATACTTAATTAAGTTGTTAACTAAAGGTCAACTTAGCTTTGGTCATTTTGCTTCTCTAAATGGATGgttattgattaattaactatgtcaaaatttaaaattgtggctaagttttttttaaagggGAAACATggaataattatataatttgtgTGATTTGTTCTTGGGACGGTCTAATCTGAGGAAGGGATGACTTTTGTTGCAAAATGATATTAATCAAATATACTAtagtcttttttttaattttctttttaattttttaatggcACGAGTTATGTTGGtttggctaattatttttaataggtataaatttaaaaagattttctAAAATAGAAAGAtagggaaactatttacacaaaataacataatttaatattctttgatagatgtcgatagaagtctataaatgtCTATTggtaatagaaattgatagaagtctatcatggatactatgtgatagataccgatagaagtctatcaccgTCTATCaatgtaattattattatttctaaaaatagtttgatatttttttaatctatacaAATTTCTCATAAATTTATCAAGTCTAAAAGCTTGGAACTCTAAATCAATGTAACCATaggaaaactaaaaactaaaaaaattagaatttatatAACATggatttatgataattaaattgtatatcaatatatattttaggAAAAGTATTAATTTACATCCCTAAACTTTAGAAGTTATGTCAATTTACACTATGAATTAATaactatatcaatttaatttctgaactttcataattgtattaattaagACACTTCTTCGAACTTAGTTAAAATATCGTGTGAaacatataattgttatagttaAACTTATATATTGTTATAAGTAAATCATTTAGACCATTTATTAAGGTTACATTTGAAAATCGTCAATGCATTCAATTATTACAAGTGTGTATACTTCTCCAAATGTTGGATTAATAAAATGGACTATTAGAATTGGATGTATGgataattttcaaaagaaatctCAAtgagagtctaaattgattcgcTTAAGAAAGTTAAGGagtttaattggtaaaattattattaatctCACACATTGTTTATCTAAATAGAACATAATCGAATGTTtttagggttggcaacggggccgGGGCGGGGCAGAGGGGCGTCCCCCGTCCCCAGCCCCATGGGAAAAATTGTGCCCCATCCCCGCCATTTGAAGGTGGAGAcgggggcggggattccccgaCGAGAAAACGGGGTCCCTGCGGGGCTCCATTCCTCGTTTCCTCGCAAGGATTCTTCGTGGAAGATTTCAACGGAGGGGAGGGATGAGTAAGAGGGAAgagatgagcgagagcgagaggggaCTGGGGAGgggataaaaaaatatatataaattcgggGTCGGGGCGGGGATACTGTCCCCATCCCCACCCCATCCCTGGACGAGACCCTGAATAAATTCTTTGGTTTGACCTCATCCCTGGTCAAATCGAGGAACCCCACACTGTTGGGTTTTTTTACCAACCCTAAATGTTGTGAATTGATATACTTACAAAAGTTCAAGACTTAACTTAATATGATTATTAGTTCAACATTTGAATTGAGACAACTCTCAAAGTGtaggggtataaattgatattttctttatattttatataagaatatcaataatatatttttacaatCATATAATAGTataatattgattatatatttATCAAAGTGAGCATAACTCAATTAGCATGTAATATGTATTAATTTGACTCCCTTCACCCTTATTGTACTAAAagaaatattgattatatacTTTATCACATAAATGGTACACCAATGATATATGTTACATCATATATGAGTAGGATATGAAAAAAATTgtggattgtttttaaatataaaaaaataaaccaaaatatttacaaaatataataaaatttagaattatcaatgatagacgctgctattagtgtctattattaatgtctatcattgatagttctaaaattttgttatatcttgtaaatattttcaacagctttaccatttgaaataatttcccaaAAATTATGCTATTAATCAAATTACCTTTTATGTAAAAGATTAACAAATATGACATCTAGCTCATATAAGTTTCTATAGCCTATATAAGATTAAcctacatgatttt from Benincasa hispida cultivar B227 chromosome 10, ASM972705v1, whole genome shotgun sequence carries:
- the LOC120088882 gene encoding transcription factor FER-LIKE IRON DEFICIENCY-INDUCED TRANSCRIPTION FACTOR; amino-acid sequence: MEQIGRHLMTNISDQFELQDFIHGDNFDQYVNLIRGGHENQIFNNFDPDFMNSLLVENGADPSAEFIVDSNMVMNNNSDPNSLFSTLESFNSIMKEVENDDEDEDDTSVENSSSFTNSKKPKVDRTRTLISERRRRGRMKEKLYALRSLVPNITKMDKASIVGDAVLYVKELQMQAKKLKAEISVLESSINETQTNHRLQNQKNIIQTPHSEQFLPTKIIQLDVFQVEERGFYLRLVCKMGERVAMSLYKVLESLTSFIIQSSNLASASDRFILTATINVRDCEVEMNLPNLKLWLTGALLNHGFEF